In Betaproteobacteria bacterium, one DNA window encodes the following:
- a CDS encoding efflux transporter outer membrane subunit yields the protein MRMRFSWIGVVALLAGCSLAPELKQPEIQVPPRFKELPPEERGAWKAAQPSEDLPRGQWWKVFNDPVLDRLEDDALAANQNLQAAAARVAQARALVGVAKADRIPQVGAGFGPTRVQPTGVSLGLPPGQMVDPYTAWRALITVSYEVDLFGRVSDTINASRSDYESTVATFRSVTLALQADVAQTYFALRANDEELRILWETVQWREESVRLMQRRFDLGDISELDLARAKTEEANARTEAIGLERRRGELEHALAVLVGKPPEVLAIDVAPLANELPAIPAGLPSELLERRPDIAAATRQMAAANARIGVAKSAFFPALKLTA from the coding sequence ATGAGAATGCGGTTCTCATGGATCGGCGTGGTGGCGCTGCTTGCGGGTTGCTCGCTGGCGCCGGAACTGAAGCAGCCGGAGATCCAGGTGCCGCCGCGCTTCAAGGAGTTGCCGCCAGAGGAGCGGGGCGCGTGGAAGGCGGCGCAGCCGTCCGAAGACCTGCCGCGCGGGCAGTGGTGGAAGGTGTTCAACGATCCGGTGCTCGACCGGCTGGAAGACGACGCGCTTGCCGCCAACCAGAACCTGCAGGCTGCCGCCGCGCGCGTGGCGCAGGCGCGGGCGCTGGTGGGCGTGGCGAAGGCCGACCGCATACCACAGGTGGGTGCGGGCTTCGGTCCGACGCGGGTTCAGCCCACGGGGGTCTCGCTCGGTCTGCCGCCGGGTCAGATGGTCGATCCGTATACGGCGTGGCGTGCGCTCATCACGGTGAGCTATGAGGTGGATCTCTTCGGGCGCGTGTCGGACACGATCAACGCGTCCCGCAGCGATTACGAATCCACTGTCGCGACCTTCCGCTCCGTGACGCTCGCGCTGCAGGCGGACGTCGCGCAGACCTACTTCGCGCTGCGCGCCAACGACGAAGAGCTGCGCATCCTGTGGGAGACCGTGCAGTGGCGCGAGGAGAGCGTGCGACTGATGCAGCGTCGCTTCGATCTCGGCGACATCAGCGAGCTCGATCTCGCGCGTGCCAAGACCGAGGAGGCGAATGCGCGCACCGAAGCCATCGGGCTGGAGCGTCGCCGCGGCGAACTCGAGCACGCACTGGCAGTGCTCGTCGGCAAGCCGCCCGAGGTCCTCGCAATCGACGTCGCACCACTTGCGAACGAATTGCCCGCGATTCCCGCGGGCTTGCCTTCGGAGCTGCTCGAGCGGCGACCGGACATTGCTGCGGCGACCCGACAGATGGCGGCGGCCAATGCGCGCATCGGTGTGGCCAAGTCCGCGTTCTTCCCCGCGCTCAAGCTCACCGC